A window of Dermacentor andersoni chromosome 4, qqDerAnde1_hic_scaffold, whole genome shotgun sequence genomic DNA:
TCAGAGAAGTCTACCTTTCGCGTCGTACTAGAAAATCTTATTTATCGCTCGAATAACACTGTCGCGTGTCTCGCAAAGAGCTGTACAAAGGCTTATGCGATGTGTTTATTCCAATTACCCTGTATAGAGCCCAATACAATGCTGCCCCAGGTCGAGACGTCTTAAAAAGGGTAAAAAACATCCCTGTGGGACGAGGTGTCAAAAGTTTCTTTTACAAACTGCATACAAATATGCTAGAAGTAAATATATACATGGAAGAAAAAGGAATGTTCGTACCTTGGGGTATTCACTGTTTTATTTGTAGGAAACCTGAAAGAATTGAACACGTTGTTCTAGACTGTTGGGGAGATTAGTTCTTTTGGAATATTCTTGAAAGAACATTAAAAAACAACTTACCCACTAATAGCTACGGCATTAGATTTTTACTGGTCCATACCGACGAAGGCATACCATTTGACATGATAATGCTGCTGGACCTAAATAGTACTCGGTTGTGGAGAATAGCCGATCGTCATGCAGATCTAGACGCGAGGACAATACTTTAGAGGACCTGTAAGTAGAATGGTTTAAGCGTATAAACTGCAAAAACCAGAACCAGACTGGCTTCCTAGGTTAGAAGGGCTGATGTCCATGCCAGAGTTTTGATTGTTGCTCTCCTCGACTCATGCTTGGCTGGTACGATTGTACAGTGTGCTTCTGTGTAAATGAAGTAAagccaataaagaaagaaaaactgaccGTGGCCTTATTGCTAGACCACCCACCTGATATGTGCTCGGTGGAAGACGTTCGATCCCCACTTCGGTCACGCATTATTTTACGAATCTTAAGGCGAGGCGAGAAAGAAAACTTCCTACCTACCGCAAAATGCAAAGAATATTTCGCATTAAATATGTACCCATTCGAAACATTCACCCGAAATGTGATTTTCACATGCCGAGTGACCTTTGAAGTATTCAAGTATACAACGTATTCTTTTAAACGTCGCCCATACAAACTACTTGCGTAAAGTGCAATTGATGCAATCGCAGCTTTGTAGTGTGTGCAATGTGCGCGGTCACTTCCATCGCGAGCGAACGCGACGGCAAACGCCCGCGACCGCCCTAACCACAGACGCGAGGGTATCCGCACGAAGGAAACGGGGAGGCGTAATCCACGCCGCGGCAAAACGGTCAAACTTCAACGATACTGCGGGCACAGTTGGTGGGTTCCACCATCAGTGATGTGCAATGTCCCAGGGACACAAGTGATGCGTATAGGCTGCCTACATTTAGGCGCGCGACTCGGTCTCGCACGCGTTCGTATAGGCTCCCTATAGTGATGTGCGGAGGACAACGCCATATGGCAATGTTGCAGGGGGCCGAGGTTTGCGTCACGTATTGAAATCTCTATTGCCATTGGTGGAAGCCCGCGAGACATCGTGACAAGAAGCTTTCTTGTGGCTTGAGCAGAGGCAGTTTCTCCTCGCAGAGTTAACCAACGACGACCGCGATGACGACGCGTCAAATCACGGAGTAGTTCGCCGAGAAATTGGCTTTAAAGATGGGCCCATCAGATTTCCTAATTGTTTTCGTTCACATACACATGGGACAGGCGTAAAGATCTTGCTTCTGTGAAGTAATTAGCGTAAGTAGTAAAACATAAGGGAAGAGCAAATAGGGTTCCCTCTCACCGGCTTATCAACTTCGAGCCTGTCCCAATAAATCATGCAGAAGGCTCGAAAGATGTACATGAACAAACTCGGCGGCGAAACGTATCGCGTGGACGTTTGATAGCGTTGAATTCCACGCCACTGTTTCGAAAAGCTAATGCTGATTTCTTCAATACTCTTTTGCGACACTGAGTCCATATTCAAAAAAGGACGATTAAGCGCTCTCACATACGACTTCTTTCACAACTGAATATGATCCCACGTGCTTACTGATAGTAGTTGCCTGGCAATGGCAGCGCCGTTCACGAATGCCCAACTCGCTCGTTGCTCATTGGCTGCCTGCACGTCGATGTCGCCGTACATATTCACCGTGGCGGACGCGGCGCAGAGCTCGGATCGTGCCGTGTGGCGCAGCGTGTGGCGCATGGTCGAGCGCCACGCGGGCCAGGTGCCCATCGACGAGCTGTACCGACCCGCCCACCTGGCACAGGTGGCCCGCGGGAGAGCCGTGGTGCTGTCGGACCGCACCAGCTTCCGCTACGTGGTGGGCCGCAGCTGCGCGCGTTACCCGCAAGCGCAGTTCTACGTGGCCCGCGAGCCCATCAACACGCTCTCCTTCGGACTGTACGTCAACGCGCGGCTCGACCCACGTTTCCGCCGCGCTCTGGACCAGAGGTGAGCCGATTCCGTCGCCTCGCCGATATCGTGGATTGGACGCATTGTTGTAgtcaaggaggttaaagaaaaactgctaaaAAGTTCTTATTTAACCTCCTTGGTTGTAGTACAGCATCTTAAGATGTACAAGACTGCACACATTGCGGGAGCCTGCCGACCACACGCTTCTGTGAACGTGCGCCGTGCACGTGTACTGGTTGTACGTAGCGCATACCGCGTAGGCAGTATGTACAGTCGTGAGCAAAAGGGACGCAGTTTCCTTTCTCTGCAGCGATGCCACGGGCAACGCATTTCCGCTTTGAATTCAGCACGTTATGTGACGCCATATCGATTCTCGCATTGCATATAAGGGCTGCGTGTCAAGAAATTTTTAATGTTGTGATTTCAAGCGGCAACAAAATACTGGACATCGCTTTGTGGATGTCTGTTTGATTTCAGGCTGGTACCGCGGACTATAGAGCGAGTGTTCACCCTGTCCCCTTCTCTTTTTTGTGAAAGGCGTTGCAAATATTCGATAATATCAAGTTTCCAACTAGCTAGGCCAACTTTCTGCATCTAGACAATGTTTAGTTCTGCCTATACAGCCCCGGAAGTAGCTCCTATGCTTTTGTGGCTTCAGCTTAAAGACGCCGCCCACGTTAGCTCGTAAACTTTCTCCTTTGATTTATGCAGACGTAGAGTATCAGGCTAGAGGAGTGaacgtcgggtcggcctctctgCCATTTCTAAAATG
This region includes:
- the LOC140217165 gene encoding uncharacterized protein; protein product: MVERHAGQVPIDELYRPAHLAQVARGRAVVLSDRTSFRYVVGRSCARYPQAQFYVAREPINTLSFGLYVNARLDPRFRRALDQRLGWLRESGLMGLWTQRMLPDWGRCAQRQKGFQPLGLKDMHATFVSAALLGSAIPFLALVAEMCISHRRQPPTLRRTRRGRLWK